The Styela clava chromosome 13, kaStyClav1.hap1.2, whole genome shotgun sequence genome has a window encoding:
- the LOC120333149 gene encoding kelch-like protein 12, whose protein sequence is MECDLGIDINEHNATMMERLDLMRKEKQSCDFIIKVGEEEFHVDKKIMMAASDYFVAMFSHDTLESSNGVVEMKDVNVESVKVCIDYIYTGKASIALEKSEQLLHVATLMQLSVLCAKIAEFLETKLDPKMFFRIREIALKFNIQSLEQICDNFAFQSLGAIANEEEFKSLDVKFVSLLVGTNNVEYSEDAKLAVLLQKLMLKIVALC, encoded by the coding sequence ATGGAATGCGATTTGGGCATTGATATTAATGAACATAATGCCACAATGATGGAAAGACTTGATTTAATGAGGAAGGAAAAACAGTCATGTGATTTTATCATAAAAGTGGGAGAAGAGGAGTTTCAcgttgacaaaaaaattatgatgGCAGCGTCGGATTATTTTGTTGCCATGTTTTCACACGATACATTGGAAAGTAGTAATGGAGTTGTTGAAATGAAGGATGTGAATGTGGAATCGGTAAAGGTTTGCATTGATTACATTTACACTGGAAAAGCTTCAATTGCTTTGGAAAAAAGTGAACAACTACTCCATGTTGCAACTTTGATGCAGTTGTCAGTACTTTGTGCTAAGATAGCTGAGTTTCTCGAAACTAAATTGGATCCCAAGATGTTTTTCAGAATCCGAGAAATAGCATTGAAGTTCAATATTCAAAGCCTAGAGCAAATCTGTGATAATTTTGCATTTCAAAGTCTTGGTGCAATTGCAAATGAAGAAGAATTCAAAAGCCTTGATGTGAAGTTTGTTTCATTACTTGTGGGAACAAATAATGTTGAATATTCGGAAGATGCAAAACTTGCTGTTCTTCTGCAGAAACTGATGTTGAAAATCGTTGCA